The genomic segment atacatgtatttaagagagaaaaatctaaaatattctTGATTTTAATTGCAGAAGTCATTGGTTTCCAACAAATAATGACATGCCACAACAAGTTTTATATTTACCAAAGAGCTGTTGCCTTTGTTTGCTCAATAAACGAGCTGATATGACCTTCTCTTTCAGGTATCTACAGCCTCCAGCCCAGTGGGTTCCCTGTGCATTAGAATCAAGAGAGCTACTTAGTCTCTGTCTCAAGAAACTCAAAGGACTTGCCAAGGTAAGGGATGAGGTCTCACTTTCAGCAGATTTCTttgtcctgtttcataaagaattgTTGTAATGTTATAACAAGTGAACAATTTTTATAACAATTTTACAATCAGCCCGTCagattgaatgattttagaagCTTGCTacatttattgcaaatttgttattaaagtTTAATCAAACTGTTctctttttgtattaataatcAGTAGACCCATTTCTATCAGCcccagtttttgtctcacctgcatagcagagtgagactataggcgccgcttttccgacggcggcggcgacggcggcggcggcggcgacggcgacggcggcggcggcgtcaacaccaaatcttaacctgaggttaagtttttgaaatgacagcataacttagaaagtatatggacctagttcatgaaacttggccatgaggttaatcaagtattactgaacatcctgcctgagtttcatgtcacatgaccaaggtcaaaggtcatttagggtcaatgaacttagaccatgttgggggaatcaacatcaaaatcttaacctaaggttaagtttttgaaatgtcatcataacttagaaaatatatggacctagttcatgaaacttatacataaggttaatcaagtatcactgaacatcctgcatgagtttcacgtcacatgaccaaggtcaaaggtcatttagggtcaatgaactttggccgaaatgggggtatctgttgaattaccatcataactttgaacgtTTATGGATCtgcttcatgaaacttggacataatagtaatcaagtattactgaacatcctgtgcaagtttcaggtcacatgatcaaggtcaaaggtcatttagggtcaatgaactttggccaaattggggtatttgttgaattacagccataaatttgaaagtgtgttggtctagttcataaaacttggacataatagtaatcaagtatcactgaacatcctgtgcgagtttcaggtcacatgatcaaggtcaaaggtcatgtaaggtcaaagaactttggccacgtgggggggtatttgttgaattgccatcatatctctataagtgtattggtctagttcataaaacgtggaaataagagtaaccaagtatcactgaacatcttgtgcgagttatagtagttttcaaaatcagcactgctgctatattgaatcgcgtgatgcaggtgagacggccagaggcattccacttgttcaaaTTAATCATCATTTCTATTCTGATAAGCCAAATTATCTTGTCGAGGTAGCAGGGGCACATTGGCATTGACATTTCtcaataatagtcagttcttgtatagcgcataacacattatgaataacatctctatgcgcttccaaaggacttggatattattaccccggctgtagctcaagcagcttttacgcgctgggcatttcaaagaataaattcctgccaggtacacATTCACctctcctgggttgagtgcagcacgatgtggattaatttcttgctgaaggaagcTATGCCATGGCTTGTGATAAATCCGTAACAGAGAGGCTCGTGCTGTGTTGTTTCAGGACtgttttctttcaagtcttATACAACTTGTAGACCAATTTTGTACTTGTGATCAGAATCCCACAAAGACTAGAGTCTCCAAACAAAACTTAAGCAGTTCAAGGACGTTAGTGCCAAGTTTTAAATTCATACGTAAATTAGCGTGACTAATTCATGTACACTTATGCATGTAATAACCGGATACTGCCAAGACTTAAAATACCGGGGAACTATGAGGATAAATCCTTATTCATTTGTATTCTAATGTATGaatttgttgaaaaaatatgtttaaaaaggATTGTGTACATTATTTCTCCTTATGATCTTTGTGATCGATATTCATAGTAAGTTGAATGATTCTTCTTATTTGTGTGTGGGTACTTAGGTGAGACTGATAGACGCAGGCTTTGTGTGGACCGAGCCCCATTCcaaaaggttaaaggtcaaattGACCATACAGAAAGAGGTCCAGAGCGGGGCTATCCTGCAGCAGGTTTTCATCGTTGAGTATGTCGTCCAGGGTCAGATGTGTAATGATTGCCATCGGGTGGAAGCTAAGGATTTCTGGAGAGCCGTTGTTCAGGTCCGACAGAAGGTAAGATTTTATCACATTTGAATATATGCCAGATTAATGCTACAGCTACATTTTGGATTTTAGGTTTGCATATCATTGCATTCTTCTTAAacattaatttcaaagttagattttaattacatgtttataattatgaatatattagTTTATTCCATATATGCATCAGCCAATTTACAGAAACTCCACAGAATTTTCAAATCTTGGAGATTGTAAAATTATGTAATATTTAATTACTTTTTATATGCGCGTCTAGatgggacgtattatggtatcacgctcggtgtccgtccgttaacttttccttgttaacgcgataacttcagtttgacttaacccAAGCTCATATAATTTAATGTGTATGATACTaacatggatcccaggaagcctattgatttttaggtcaaaaggtcaaaggtcaaggtcacagttacctattttcatcttacctttctgcagtccttgtaaacgcgattacTTCAGTTGAACTTATCCTAGGCTCAtacaatttggtgtgtatgatactagcatggatcccagcaattctattgattttgaggtcagaaggtcaaaggtgaagtcgcctccttccacttttcttgtttgaccaataactccatttgacgcgttacaggcgggcgtattatgtgctcgccttagcgacactcttgttgttattatttactgtactctgcagactacatgtatttataatcTTGCAAGGTACAATCCTAATTTCTGTTGTCTTCATCTCAAATCTTTTTTACAGACGAACCACAAGAAGACGTTTTTCTACCTGGAGCAGTTGATCCTGAAGCACAATCTCCATGTGAACTGTCTGAACGTCAAGCAGCATGACGAAGGCATTGATTTCTACTACGCCTCCAAGGATCAGTCCAATGGAGCCAGGAAGATGGTGGACTTTCTTATCTCAGTCGTCCCCTGCAAGTCAGTTTTAGATATGAATACTAAACTCTTGTTGTATCAATTGAGTATATGAaaatgtttcatcaacatttttgttctACTGGTTGTTGGACCTGGCAAATTTAGTTGAGTTTGTTCGGCTGAGTAGCACTGTTAACCAGGTAACTGGCTCAATAAACGGACTTGTCGGTtaaatgtctgacaagtcctttcgtgaaacgctccccaggccAACCCAATTCCATCTCTTTGCCGAATTGGGTTAAACATAGGATATTGTTACTCATTCCTGAGCCCATCTTGTGTGTAATTCATATCCCAGAATTTCACCCCAAAGTGCCCAAAATGGATGAAAAACAGACCGAAATCCTCATTGGACCTACAGTACAACAAAAAACCATTATGGCTTTCTTGCTATACTCAAGATTAATTACTGTTTCATGGACTTGGGCCATTCTTTATACTCGATTGCAGGGTGGTTTTACATGTAGGCATCTGTGTATACATTCTTGAGTTGATGTTACTGTATAGTTGTGTGGAATTAAGGACTTGAAGTGATCCAAGGCCATAGGACACATATTGACTGGCCTTAATGCCCCTCTCACCGACCTCAGATAATTTTTAGGCCCTATTTTGTTTTTCCCATATGCGTGGTAGTATGAAAATGTGTCGTATATAGATAAGTTTGCCTTgctatcaaaatatcaaaacttaTGGTTTGAGAAATGTTTTTGTAGACTGATCAGAGTTCCAATTTTACAGCTTTTTTTTACCTTGCTGTAATGTTACAAAAAGGTCATTTCATCTGCATTCTAAAGCCTTTTCACcatatattttgcttttatCCATGACATGAGTTGATTTGAAATTGATGACGATTATTAAAAAGTAGGATCCAATTAATGCAGATTTAATCAATTTGTAGGGGGATCCTTAATTGTCAGCCTTGCCAAACCTCTTTCTTGCTGCTCTTTGCTTTATTCATATTGTTTTTGTAAATGTCTTTAGGAGGTCCATTTCCAAGTAATAACATTACAATGACCctcatgtgcttatctgtgtttgtgatctctctctttttttcatttttcagcttggatgtcatgattttacaaagtttAATAGGTCTATGTATTAAATaaaccagatctagatctgccacaatatgttgatttgaaagactttctcatgaaatcatcGTTTGCTGCAACTGCATTCTTGTAGCTTTAATTATCATATGTTCTTTTTTGCAGGTACAAGTTATCCCAACAGCTGATCTCACATGACATCCATAATAACACCTACAACTACAAATACACATTCTCTGTTGAGATAGTTCCTATTTGTAAGGTGAGAccatttcttgtattttgaaaaaaaaattcctaccaggtttttatcatttgtttcTGTTTccgtttctgtttatggtaactcccgtaggaactcggcaggacagcatgtttgctggtaaacgccaagctggtatataaccaattacctaggaaacattttacgtctaggttaatcagtcctagtggctgacgttatagacgacagatatcactctcaggcctttttatcaaagtggagacaatggcagagttgggatttgaactcacaaccttgcgattatgagtccaatgctctaaccactggaccacacgacccgatgtgtgcattgttttttgtttttttatattccccATGAACAAAGAAGTTGACTTTCTGTGAATTCTTTCCTGTGCCATGTTTCACAAACTTTATACCTCTCAGTGGCAATATCAATTAAATCAATCAGCTTTCGGAAATGATCTCCAAATATGTTGATGACTCTCCTTCATGCATCCCAATGATTTATAATAAGTAATTgacattgtttgttttttaggACAATGTTGTATGTCTGCCTAAGAAACTGGCTGCCTCTCTGGGAAACATTGGACAGATCTGCGTGTGTAACAGAGTGTGTAGCACAGTCCAGTTGATTGATCCTAATACACTGCAAAGTAAGCACAAGATCTTATTAATGTACTTTGGTAAAATActttttcaatcatgattaaTATCTTTATGCCCTGATATATCCAGGGGTTAAATTAATCCAAGACCATAATGGCTATGGCCTCATATTGAAAGGTCAAATGCTCCTCTTATTTGCCTGTGATATGATTTGTggcctttttaatttttttttatacttaattTTAGAAAGCATTTTCTTAATTGAAGAGATGTGTTTTAATTTAGATTTTAAGACAGttattgattgttttttttaaaccaatttgCAGGCTATTCCATAGATTTGGGGCAGCAAGGGCCAATGCCCAATCGCCAACTGCTACTTTTGTTGAGCTAAACGGGATCTAGAACAGTAATTTATTTGTGGAAGTGTGCATGCTTCGACTGTgtgatgatgaaaattgttACATTACATGGTATTATTCCTTTTTATAGTTGTGGAGCTGAATGCTACAACGTTTTGGCGTAATCCCTTCAGCACGTTGTGTGACCCTCATCAGCTGACAGAGTATATGGTCCTGCAGGTGGAGAGGATAGCTGAAGGAGACATTAAACATGTCAAAGGAGGGGGAGCGAAGTCAAAGAAGGTAAATGATGATGGTGTttgtagtagtggt from the Lytechinus pictus isolate F3 Inbred chromosome 1, Lp3.0, whole genome shotgun sequence genome contains:
- the LOC129260768 gene encoding 60S ribosomal export protein NMD3-like, encoding MEYIETQDSTQCMILCCQCGTPIQPNPANTCVACLRTQVDITEGIPKQSAIHFCKGCERYLQPPAQWVPCALESRELLSLCLKKLKGLAKVRLIDAGFVWTEPHSKRLKVKLTIQKEVQSGAILQQVFIVEYVVQGQMCNDCHRVEAKDFWRAVVQVRQKTNHKKTFFYLEQLILKHNLHVNCLNVKQHDEGIDFYYASKDQSNGARKMVDFLISVVPCKYKLSQQLISHDIHNNTYNYKYTFSVEIVPICKDNVVCLPKKLAASLGNIGQICVCNRVCSTVQLIDPNTLQIVELNATTFWRNPFSTLCDPHQLTEYMVLQVERIAEGDIKHVKGGGAKSKKHLLADVWLMRTQDMGVVDTQYHCRTHLGHLLSAGDTVKGLDLVNSNVNNKHLEQMKAENVPDVVLVKKHFGDRSRRHRKRNWKLKTMTKEIALHENAAERDYMGFLEDLEEDDDYRKNVNIYLDRSKNIAVESSDDEPTPQISLQEMLEDFHIGDNEDAAQAGDEATGME